The following DNA comes from Kitasatospora sp. NBC_01287.
CGCGGTCGACCTCCTCCGGTGGGCCCGTGTACGTGATGACCGCCAACTCGGCGGCCGGGACGTCCAGCTGGGCGACCCGGCCGATCGGGCGGACCGGTCCGGCGCACGGCACGAAGACGGTGGCCCGGCCGCGGTGGTGGGTGAACAGGTCGTCGGCGAAGATCCCCCCGGCCGGTCCGTCGGCCGTCAGGCCCTGGGCGGCCAGGGTCGCGTGCAGCTCGCCGAGCGCGCCCTGCAGCCACGACACCGAGTCCGCGGCGTCGACCACGTCGCTGACGGCGGCCGCCGGGACGGCCGGCACACCGCGCAGCTCGATGCCGGCGTCAGCCGCCTCGGGCGCGACGGACGGGGCGGGCGCCAGCAGTTCGCGCAGCGAGGCCACGGTGCGCCGCCTGCGCACGAGTTCTTCCTCCAGCCGGGCGAGGTGGGAGCCGAGCCGCTCACCGCGGGTCCGCACGTCCGGCGCGGTCAGCACCGCCCGGATCTCCTCCAACGGCAGGTCCAGCGCGCGCAAGCGGCGGATGACCTGCGCGGTGGGGATCTGCGCGGTGGTGTACCGCCGGTAGCCGGTGTGCGGGTCCACCTCGGCCGGTTCCAGCAGCCCGGCCTGGTGGTAGTGGCGCAGCATCTTGACGGTCAGGTGGGTCGCGCGCGAGAAGTCGCCGATGGACAGGAGAGCGGTCACGGCGACCATTCTGCGCCCTCCCACAGGGGGAGAGTCCGCCCCGGCCGCCGTCTTGCCCCTCCCACCGCGGCAGCGGCGAACGTTGCCTGCGGCGGCCGGCAC
Coding sequences within:
- a CDS encoding MerR family transcriptional regulator gives rise to the protein MTALLSIGDFSRATHLTVKMLRHYHQAGLLEPAEVDPHTGYRRYTTAQIPTAQVIRRLRALDLPLEEIRAVLTAPDVRTRGERLGSHLARLEEELVRRRRTVASLRELLAPAPSVAPEAADAGIELRGVPAVPAAAVSDVVDAADSVSWLQGALGELHATLAAQGLTADGPAGGIFADDLFTHHRGRATVFVPCAGPVRPIGRVAQLDVPAAELAVITYTGPPEEVDRAYGTLAAYVARHALAVDGPMREYYPVGPRDTADPARRRTEIGWPVFRTGDGT